A genomic window from Terriglobales bacterium includes:
- a CDS encoding helix-turn-helix domain-containing protein: MSSNSVSVTEKDQLLTEVEKIATSSVLQNSESLCRLLRYLARHTVQHPGTHLKEYQIATEVFGRPAAFDPQADSTVRVQVGRLRQKLQEYYHTEGVGDVLQVELPKGSYALEIHRAPANVEKRTIAAAAPSRVLQESDREKNKWAAAVFVLSLLLAGAIVLLLLQRASFSRGASAQAAENDSPPAFRVFWKAFASSSDEPWVIFSNAAFVGRPETGMRYRDPVRDVNAKVLDHYTGVGEVLAIHQLDGVFAQLHRQILVKRGSLLSLDDVKNNNLIFVGSPAENLTLRDIPSTQEFVFQRMTSGPRKGDLGIVNVHPEADEQRVFFGTPNNLTLSDDYSVIALERGLNPARSVMILAGTTTLGTQAAVEFVCRQSSVEQLLLRLAVSPNGEPEPFEAVLHVKVTRGVPIESELVALRKQQ; this comes from the coding sequence CATACCGTTCAGCATCCGGGAACCCACCTTAAGGAATATCAGATCGCGACCGAAGTTTTCGGGCGGCCGGCAGCCTTCGACCCTCAGGCCGACTCGACCGTGCGAGTGCAGGTCGGCAGACTTCGCCAGAAATTGCAGGAGTATTACCACACGGAAGGTGTCGGCGACGTGCTCCAGGTTGAACTGCCGAAAGGGTCGTACGCTCTGGAGATTCATCGCGCTCCAGCAAACGTGGAGAAACGCACTATCGCTGCGGCTGCGCCTTCACGAGTTCTTCAGGAGTCGGACCGGGAAAAGAATAAGTGGGCTGCGGCGGTGTTCGTGCTCTCTCTGCTGTTGGCAGGAGCAATCGTGCTGCTGCTACTGCAACGAGCCTCTTTCAGCCGCGGCGCGTCGGCACAGGCAGCAGAGAACGACTCCCCGCCGGCGTTTCGCGTCTTCTGGAAGGCGTTCGCGTCCAGCTCTGACGAGCCATGGGTAATCTTCAGCAACGCAGCCTTCGTTGGACGTCCCGAGACGGGCATGCGCTATCGCGATCCTGTACGCGATGTAAACGCCAAAGTTCTCGATCACTACACCGGAGTGGGCGAGGTTTTGGCGATTCACCAGCTTGATGGCGTCTTTGCTCAGCTCCATCGTCAGATCCTGGTGAAGCGCGGCAGCCTGCTCTCTCTCGACGACGTTAAGAACAACAATCTGATCTTTGTTGGATCGCCGGCGGAGAACCTGACTTTGCGTGATATTCCAAGCACGCAGGAGTTCGTGTTTCAACGCATGACTTCCGGACCACGCAAAGGCGATCTGGGTATCGTGAATGTTCATCCGGAGGCCGATGAGCAGCGCGTCTTCTTCGGCACACCGAACAATCTGACTCTTAGCGACGACTACTCAGTCATTGCACTCGAGCGCGGATTGAATCCGGCACGATCAGTGATGATTCTTGCAGGCACGACTACGCTGGGCACGCAAGCAGCAGTCGAGTTCGTCTGCCGCCAAAGTTCGGTTGAGCAACTGTTGCTGCGGCTTGCAGTTTCACCGAACGGAGAACCGGAACCATTTGAAGCCGTCCTTCATGTGAAAGTCACGCGCGGTGTGCCGATTGAGAGTGAGCTGGTGGCGTTGAGGAAGCAGCAGTAG